In the Erythrolamprus reginae isolate rEryReg1 chromosome 13, rEryReg1.hap1, whole genome shotgun sequence genome, one interval contains:
- the LOC139175183 gene encoding mothers against decapentaplegic homolog 6-like — translation MFRSRRASLVQRLWRSRCGPAGSEDHQGALKPAAHALFKKLKDKELELLLQAVEGQGAGESGCLWVEPRGVKAGPSASLLLCRLYRWPDLRQPHELKRLCFCENAQCCNPHHLSRMALPETPPPPYCKLSAFSTPLKCNNILENNCKGWQDTTLSRCSLRDGYWCKLAYWEYRLRVGRLYPVHENHICVFSNLPNGNGFCLGLLASRNRSQAVRRTQAKIGRGLLLSQEASGVWAYNRSEHPLFVCSPTLGPAGSFAPSVHKIPPGYSIKVFDYERAGHLASGHPGTAEGPHDGHTIRISFGKGWGPSYTRRFITSCPCWLEVLLNAPR, via the exons ATGTTCCGGTCTCGGCGAGCCAGCTTGGTGCAACGGCTCTGGAGATCGCGCTGCGGGCCGGCCGGCTCGGAGGACCACCAGGGCGCCCTCAAACCGGCAGCCCACGCCCTCTTCAAGAAGCTGAAGGATAAAGAACTGGAGCTCCTGCTGCAGGCGGTGGAGGGACAGGGGGCTGGGGAATCGGGCTGCCTTTGGGTCGAGCCCCGCGGGGTCAAAGCCGGCCCGTCGGCTTCGCTCCTGCTCTGCCGCCTGTACCGTTGGCCGGACCTCCGCCAGCCCCACGAGCTCAAGAGGTTGTGCTTCTGCGAGAATGCCCAGTGCTGCAACCCACACCACCTTAGCCGGATGGCTCTCCCCG AGACCCCCCCACCGCCGTATTGCAAACTCTCGGCTTTTTCTACACCCCTGAAGTGcaacaacattttagaaaacaacTGCAAAGGATGGCAAG ACACGACCCTTTCCCGCTGCTCCTTGAGAGACGGCTACTGGTGCAAACTGGCTTACTGGGAGTATCGCCTCCGGGTGGGGAGACTCTACCCGGTCCACGAAAACCACATCTGCGTCTTCTCCAACCTCCCCAACGGCAACGGGTTCTGCCTGGGCCTACTGGCATCCCGAAACCGCAGCCAGGCCGTCCGGAGAACGCAGGCTAAAATCGGACGGGGTTTGCTACTCAGCCAAGAAGCTAGCGGCGTTTGGGCCTACAACCGAAGCGAGCACCCCCTTTTTGTCTGTTCCCCTACTCTCGGGCCGGCCGGAAGCTTCGCCCCGTCGGTTCACAAAATCCCACCCGGTTACTCCATCAAGGTCTTTGACTACGAGAGGGCCGGGCATCTAGCATCCGGTCACCCGGGCACCGCCGAGGGGCCTCACGATGGGCACACGATCCGGATCAGTTTCGGGAAAGGTTGGGGTCCTTCCTACACCCGCCGATTCATCACCTCTTGCCCCTGTTGGCTGGAAGTGCTGCTGAACGCCCCGAGATGA